One Acidimicrobiales bacterium genomic window carries:
- a CDS encoding calcium-binding protein produces the protein MLVQPASAVTATCGLPGFVEAVPATIVGAGTIMGTDGDDVIVGSAGADEIWALDGNDLICGLDGNDTIHAGAGDDTVLAGLGDDTVTGDQGNDAIAGDNGGFEQGGNDVLSGGSGDDFATGMAGNDTITGGNGGDELFGGPGNDAVSGENGDDTVFGNFGSDVLSGGNGDDVVIGGNPNPAPDPDPDTCDGGRGDDVIDLCEG, from the coding sequence ATGCTCGTGCAACCGGCATCGGCGGTCACTGCGACGTGCGGGCTACCGGGTTTCGTCGAGGCGGTGCCGGCGACGATCGTCGGGGCGGGGACGATCATGGGAACCGACGGTGACGATGTCATCGTCGGCAGTGCCGGAGCCGACGAGATCTGGGCCCTCGACGGAAACGACCTGATCTGCGGCCTCGACGGCAATGACACCATCCACGCCGGCGCAGGTGACGACACCGTGCTGGCGGGTCTCGGCGACGACACGGTCACCGGTGACCAGGGGAACGACGCCATCGCCGGTGACAACGGCGGCTTCGAGCAGGGCGGCAACGACGTCCTGTCCGGCGGTTCTGGCGACGACTTCGCCACCGGCATGGCCGGCAACGACACCATCACCGGCGGCAACGGCGGCGACGAGCTGTTCGGCGGGCCCGGCAACGACGCCGTCTCCGGCGAGAACGGTGACGACACGGTGTTCGGGAACTTCGGGAGCGACGTCCTCAGCGGTGGAAACGGCGACGATGTCGTCATCGGCGGGAATCCGAATCCGGCACCGGACCCAGACCCCGACACCTGCGACGGAGGTCGCGGCGACGACGTGATCGACCTCTGCGAGGGATGA